The following coding sequences lie in one Myxococcus xanthus genomic window:
- a CDS encoding glycoside hydrolase family 16 protein has protein sequence MAVALTGLACDPAANRVNRPGTPPPHTNPQPSTDWELVWQDEFDGPEGTPPSPERWVHDVGGHGWGNEQQEFNTDRTENTAHDGAGNLVITARRERYNGRDYTSGRIRTQGRYETTYGRIEARIQLPVGRGIWPAFWMLGANIHSVDWPECGEIDIMEYRGQLPSILRGSLHGPRYSAGNNLGQDYVVSGVRLNEDFHVYAVEWEPNRIRWFLDGTAFFEATPAQLPEGARWVFDQPQFIILNVAVGGNFVGPVGRDTVFPQQMKVDYVRVYARPT, from the coding sequence ATGGCCGTGGCCCTCACGGGCCTCGCCTGTGACCCGGCCGCCAACCGGGTGAACCGCCCTGGCACCCCGCCACCCCACACCAACCCGCAGCCCAGCACGGACTGGGAGCTGGTGTGGCAGGACGAGTTCGATGGACCGGAGGGGACGCCGCCCTCACCCGAGCGGTGGGTGCACGACGTGGGGGGGCACGGCTGGGGGAACGAGCAGCAGGAGTTCAACACCGACCGGACCGAGAACACCGCGCATGACGGCGCCGGCAACCTGGTCATCACCGCGCGCCGCGAGCGCTACAACGGCCGGGACTACACCTCCGGGCGCATCCGGACGCAGGGCCGCTACGAAACCACGTATGGCCGCATCGAGGCGCGCATCCAGCTCCCCGTGGGCCGCGGCATCTGGCCCGCCTTCTGGATGCTGGGCGCGAACATCCACAGCGTCGATTGGCCGGAGTGCGGCGAAATCGACATCATGGAGTACCGGGGCCAGCTGCCGTCCATCCTCCGGGGCTCGCTGCACGGGCCGAGGTACTCCGCCGGCAACAACCTCGGCCAGGACTACGTCGTCAGCGGCGTCCGGCTGAACGAGGACTTCCACGTCTACGCGGTGGAGTGGGAGCCGAACCGCATCCGCTGGTTCCTGGACGGCACCGCCTTCTTCGAGGCGACGCCCGCCCAGCTCCCCGAGGGCGCCCGCTGGGTCTTCGACCAGCCCCAATTCATCATCCTCAACGTCGCGGTGGGTGGAAACTTCGTGGGCCCGGTGGGCCGGGACACGGTGTTCCCGCAGCAGATGAAGGTGGACTACGTCCGCGTCTACGCGAGGCCCACGTGA
- a CDS encoding ROK family transcriptional regulator, with translation MRVGTAVTTVDAAGMRAQNSSLLLNMIWRERQISRAEIARRTELSPSTVSAIVADLERSGLVRSIGAGVSRGGRRPTLIGFCDDAFSLIGVEMGATHVTAALTDLRGRVRAYRHASHAVREDPKGTLQKVRELVQEVLDAERVPRRSVAGMGIAVPSPVHPSAPGKLSPLLVPAWRDYDVQESLRSAFGLPVFVDNDANLGALSECYWGAGVNGEDLAYIKLATGIGSGHIIHGDVYRGAGGTAGEISHMAVDSSGPQCVCGLRGCLVTLIGSAALLERARELMGRKDKRALTVRELVEGARAGEPAARQVIDGLGHYLGIAVAGLLNLLNPAIVVLGGEISSVGDLLLDPLRASVRKRALSTSMAETRIVTSALGDRAIAVGAATLVLQAALRDRTLFPLQHIGKPA, from the coding sequence ATGCGAGTGGGAACGGCGGTGACGACGGTCGATGCGGCGGGCATGCGCGCGCAGAACAGCAGCCTGCTGCTCAACATGATCTGGCGCGAGCGTCAGATTTCCCGGGCGGAGATCGCCCGGCGGACGGAGCTCAGTCCGTCGACCGTCTCCGCCATCGTGGCGGACCTGGAGCGCTCCGGCCTGGTGCGCAGCATTGGCGCCGGGGTGTCCCGGGGCGGCCGTCGCCCCACCCTCATCGGCTTCTGCGATGACGCGTTCAGCCTCATCGGCGTGGAGATGGGTGCCACCCACGTGACGGCCGCGCTCACCGACCTGCGCGGCCGGGTGCGCGCGTACCGGCACGCCAGCCATGCAGTCCGTGAGGACCCCAAGGGCACGCTCCAGAAGGTGCGCGAGCTGGTCCAGGAGGTCCTGGACGCCGAACGCGTACCGCGCCGCTCCGTGGCGGGCATGGGCATCGCCGTGCCCAGCCCTGTCCACCCGTCCGCGCCCGGAAAGCTGTCCCCGCTGCTGGTGCCGGCCTGGCGCGACTACGACGTGCAGGAGTCACTGCGGAGCGCGTTCGGCCTGCCAGTGTTCGTGGACAACGACGCGAACCTGGGCGCGCTGTCGGAGTGCTACTGGGGCGCGGGCGTCAACGGCGAGGACCTGGCGTACATCAAGCTGGCCACGGGCATCGGCTCCGGCCACATCATCCACGGCGACGTCTACCGTGGCGCGGGCGGCACCGCGGGCGAAATCAGCCACATGGCGGTGGACTCCTCCGGACCGCAGTGCGTGTGCGGCCTGCGCGGCTGCCTCGTCACGCTCATCGGGTCCGCGGCCCTGCTGGAACGGGCGCGGGAGCTGATGGGCCGCAAGGACAAGCGCGCCCTCACGGTGCGCGAGCTGGTGGAAGGCGCGCGGGCGGGTGAGCCCGCCGCACGTCAGGTCATCGACGGGCTCGGGCACTACCTGGGCATCGCCGTGGCCGGTCTGCTGAACCTGCTCAACCCCGCCATTGTCGTGCTCGGCGGCGAAATCTCGTCGGTGGGAGACCTGCTGCTGGACCCGCTCCGCGCGTCGGTGCGCAAGCGGGCGCTGTCCACCTCCATGGCGGAGACGCGCATCGTCACCTCCGCGCTGGGAGACCGCGCCATCGCCGTGGGCGCGGCCACCCTGGTGCTCCAGGCGGCGCTGCGTGACCGAACCCTCTTCCCTCTCCAACACATAGGCAAACCTGCATGA
- a CDS encoding ABC transporter permease, whose protein sequence is MAYVLRRLGFYLLAAWASLTLNFIIPRLAPGDPASAMFARFEGRVQPEAMVALRAAFGFTEAPWYVQYATYLKHLLRGDLGLSYAYYPARVSEVIGTGLLWTLGLAGCAVIISFTVGSLLGVLAAWNRGGWLDATVTPALAFLGAFPYFWLAMLALYLFGFGLGWFPLRHAYSHDLEPALSFTFAADVARHAFLPAASIVVATLGGWMLSMRNTMVATLGTDTLRLAHAKGLPPRQVMLRYAARNALLPNVTGFGMALGFVLSGSLLTEIVFSYPGTGYLLILAVRNQDYPLMQGLFLTITFAVLAANFAVDLLCLWLDPRTRAHA, encoded by the coding sequence ATGGCCTACGTCCTGCGGAGGTTGGGCTTCTACCTGCTGGCGGCCTGGGCGTCGCTGACGCTCAACTTCATCATCCCCCGGCTGGCACCCGGTGACCCGGCGTCCGCCATGTTCGCGCGCTTCGAGGGCCGCGTGCAGCCCGAGGCCATGGTGGCGCTGCGTGCCGCCTTCGGCTTCACGGAGGCGCCCTGGTACGTGCAGTACGCCACGTACCTGAAGCACCTGCTGCGCGGCGACCTGGGCCTGTCCTACGCGTACTACCCGGCGCGCGTGTCCGAGGTGATTGGCACCGGCCTGCTGTGGACGCTGGGGCTGGCCGGGTGCGCGGTCATCATCAGCTTCACGGTGGGCTCCTTGCTGGGCGTGCTGGCCGCGTGGAACCGCGGCGGGTGGCTGGACGCGACGGTGACGCCGGCGCTCGCCTTCCTGGGGGCCTTCCCCTACTTCTGGCTGGCCATGCTGGCCCTGTACCTCTTCGGGTTCGGGCTCGGCTGGTTCCCGCTGCGGCACGCGTACTCGCACGACCTGGAGCCGGCGCTGTCCTTCACCTTCGCGGCGGACGTGGCGCGTCACGCCTTCCTGCCCGCGGCCTCCATCGTCGTGGCCACGCTGGGTGGATGGATGCTGAGCATGCGCAACACCATGGTGGCCACGCTGGGCACGGACACGCTCCGGCTGGCGCACGCGAAGGGACTCCCGCCCCGGCAGGTGATGCTGCGCTACGCCGCGCGCAACGCGCTGCTGCCCAACGTCACGGGCTTCGGCATGGCGCTGGGCTTCGTGCTGAGCGGCTCGCTGCTGACGGAGATTGTCTTCTCGTACCCGGGCACCGGCTACCTGCTCATCCTGGCCGTGCGCAATCAGGACTACCCCCTGATGCAGGGGCTCTTCCTGACCATCACCTTCGCCGTGCTCGCCGCGAACTTCGCCGTGGACCTGCTGTGTCTGTGGTTGGACCCGAGGACCCGCGCCCATGCGTGA
- a CDS encoding TonB-dependent receptor plug domain-containing protein, producing the protein MRRCRRWSEPSIGALLLLCASPALAQDTDAGNLGDEEPEVHSQVASFAVTRLQESPAVVTAMNAEEIRNSGARDLMDLLLQIPGFFFGVDTQGAVGPGFRGLWGYEGKVLLVVDGKEMNEQLYSTMQLGNEFPIELIERIEVVRGPGSVIYGGNAELAVINVVTRGVQGSTDLMVSGMYGQMGSVNGRRGLTVSGRKVFESAPGLSIFASAGLSQAQRSNGVFQDFFGNSAQLGGNSRLDPTMVQAGVGYKDLQLSVLYQRYGTSAIVAFDEVLEAPAPTNFESLHAELSDRFRPDERVEIIPRLNLTFSKPFSDSDQDSPFFYDKQVLRLRGRTLARWAALDWLQLTGGVDVTSDQGWVNGPVGVGLQTGFGPEEADSVSYVNLAGFVEAFSVNPFVNVVAGARVENHSAFGESFVPRLVLLRSVGPFSGKALFSRAFRAPSIENISLGADVRPERTTVLELEGTLRMGEGHALSANAFDMGVADPIIYSYDAVTNTEAYRNLGRLGSRGVELDYHVRGSWGRAALNYSFYTPSGRNDVEDYQVPGQPNAFTGMPTHKAALTGSIKVLPWLTVSPTAVLVGKRYAVDVPDDEGNAAVEELPTQLLLNLFVRAQDVGTRGLEIGAGVYNLTGTNFRIAQPYNGGHAPMPVFSREFMVRISYLLDPVSDE; encoded by the coding sequence CCGCCGTCGTCACGGCGATGAACGCGGAGGAGATTCGCAACTCCGGCGCCCGCGACTTGATGGACCTGCTGCTGCAGATTCCGGGCTTCTTCTTCGGCGTGGACACCCAGGGCGCGGTCGGCCCCGGATTCCGCGGCCTGTGGGGCTACGAGGGCAAGGTGCTGCTCGTCGTGGACGGCAAGGAGATGAACGAGCAGCTCTACTCCACGATGCAGTTGGGCAACGAGTTCCCCATCGAGCTCATCGAACGCATCGAAGTGGTGCGCGGCCCCGGCTCCGTCATCTACGGCGGCAACGCGGAGCTCGCCGTCATCAACGTCGTCACGCGCGGCGTCCAGGGCAGCACGGACCTGATGGTGTCCGGCATGTACGGACAGATGGGCAGCGTGAACGGCCGGCGGGGGCTCACCGTCTCCGGCCGCAAGGTCTTCGAGTCCGCGCCGGGCCTGAGCATCTTCGCGTCCGCCGGACTGTCGCAGGCCCAGCGCAGCAACGGCGTCTTCCAGGACTTCTTCGGCAACTCCGCGCAACTGGGTGGCAACTCGCGGCTGGACCCGACGATGGTGCAGGCGGGCGTGGGCTACAAGGACTTGCAGCTCAGCGTGCTGTACCAGCGCTATGGCACCTCCGCCATCGTCGCCTTCGACGAGGTGTTGGAAGCGCCCGCACCCACCAACTTTGAGTCCCTCCACGCGGAGCTGAGCGACAGGTTCCGCCCGGACGAGCGGGTGGAAATCATCCCCCGCCTCAACCTCACCTTCTCCAAGCCCTTCAGTGACTCGGACCAGGATTCGCCCTTCTTCTACGACAAGCAGGTGCTGCGCCTGCGAGGGCGGACGCTGGCGCGCTGGGCGGCGCTGGACTGGCTGCAGCTCACCGGCGGCGTGGATGTGACGTCCGACCAGGGGTGGGTCAACGGCCCGGTGGGCGTGGGCCTCCAGACGGGCTTCGGCCCCGAGGAGGCCGACAGCGTCTCCTACGTGAACCTGGCGGGCTTCGTGGAGGCCTTCTCCGTCAATCCGTTCGTCAACGTGGTGGCTGGCGCGCGCGTGGAGAACCACAGCGCCTTCGGCGAGTCCTTCGTGCCGCGGCTGGTGCTGCTGCGCAGCGTCGGGCCGTTCAGCGGCAAGGCCCTGTTCAGCCGCGCCTTCCGCGCGCCGAGCATCGAGAACATCAGCCTGGGCGCCGACGTCCGGCCCGAGCGCACCACCGTGCTCGAGTTGGAGGGCACGCTGCGCATGGGAGAAGGCCACGCACTGAGCGCCAACGCCTTCGACATGGGCGTGGCGGACCCCATCATCTATTCATACGACGCGGTGACGAACACGGAGGCCTACCGGAACCTCGGACGCCTGGGCAGCCGCGGCGTCGAGCTGGACTACCACGTGCGCGGAAGCTGGGGCCGCGCCGCCCTCAACTATTCGTTCTACACGCCGTCAGGCCGCAATGACGTGGAGGACTACCAGGTCCCCGGACAGCCCAACGCCTTCACGGGCATGCCCACTCACAAGGCCGCGCTCACCGGCAGCATCAAGGTCCTGCCCTGGCTCACCGTCAGCCCCACCGCCGTCCTCGTGGGCAAGCGCTACGCCGTGGATGTGCCGGATGACGAGGGCAACGCGGCGGTGGAGGAGCTCCCCACGCAGTTGCTGCTCAACCTCTTCGTGCGCGCGCAGGACGTGGGCACGCGCGGGCTGGAGATTGGCGCGGGCGTCTACAACCTGACCGGCACGAACTTCCGCATCGCCCAGCCCTACAACGGCGGCCACGCGCCCATGCCTGTCTTCTCCCGCGAGTTCATGGTGCGCATCAGCTACCTGCTGGACCCTGTCAGCGACGAATAG
- a CDS encoding ABC transporter substrate-binding protein translates to MRVALWALTLLLVACKVEPRPRPPGVLFVSVEQQSTWVRNFNPLFAGAGARWPTRAGVYECLEIFSPAVGQWTPWLATGHAWSEDRRTLRFTLRPGVRWSDGRPFTADDVAFTFQLLEQHAALDAGGVWRFVEDVRAEDAHTVAFQFSRVYIPGFAELAQQPIVPRHVWEKVADPVTFTNPQPVATGPFTEVTVFRNQVYELGRNPYYWQPGKPAVSALRFLAFPTNDQANLALVEGEVDWAGNFVPAVDRTFVARDPAHHGRWFPLYGSTVFLYPNTTLPPLDDVRVRKALSMALDRERLVEIAMYGYTRPADATALNDAYATWRDADAAQGAWVKHDLEAAKRLLDEAGLKEGPDGLRRKADGQPLALDIEVVGGWSDWVRAGQVVARDLRKLGVQAQLRTYEFGAWYARLQKGEFQLAISWSLDGPTPYTFYKWQLSPRTVRPVGEVAASNWHRFGDEEADELLTRFERTDAEDAQRALMAAVQRRYSELAPSIPLFPNPSWGESNSRRFTGFPTEQNPYARLSPHAEPDSLLVLTSLAPREP, encoded by the coding sequence GTGAGGGTCGCGCTCTGGGCGCTGACACTCCTGCTGGTGGCCTGCAAGGTGGAACCCCGCCCACGGCCGCCCGGAGTGCTGTTCGTCTCCGTGGAGCAACAGAGCACCTGGGTGCGCAACTTCAACCCGCTGTTCGCGGGCGCGGGCGCTCGTTGGCCCACGCGCGCGGGCGTCTACGAGTGCCTTGAAATCTTCAGCCCCGCGGTGGGCCAGTGGACGCCCTGGCTGGCCACCGGCCACGCGTGGTCCGAGGACCGCCGCACGCTGCGCTTCACCCTGCGCCCCGGCGTGCGCTGGTCCGATGGAAGACCTTTCACCGCGGACGACGTGGCCTTCACCTTCCAGTTGCTCGAGCAGCACGCGGCGCTGGACGCGGGCGGCGTGTGGCGCTTCGTGGAGGACGTGCGCGCGGAGGACGCGCACACGGTGGCCTTCCAGTTCTCCCGCGTCTACATCCCCGGCTTCGCGGAGCTGGCGCAGCAGCCCATCGTCCCCCGGCACGTCTGGGAGAAGGTGGCGGACCCGGTGACGTTCACCAACCCGCAGCCGGTGGCCACCGGGCCCTTCACCGAGGTCACCGTCTTCCGCAACCAGGTCTACGAGCTGGGCCGCAACCCGTACTACTGGCAGCCCGGCAAGCCCGCCGTCTCCGCGCTGCGCTTCTTGGCCTTCCCCACCAATGACCAGGCCAACCTGGCGCTGGTGGAAGGGGAAGTGGACTGGGCGGGCAACTTCGTCCCCGCCGTGGACCGCACCTTCGTCGCCAGGGACCCGGCGCACCACGGCCGCTGGTTCCCACTCTACGGCAGCACCGTCTTCCTCTACCCCAACACCACCCTGCCGCCGCTGGACGACGTGCGCGTGCGCAAGGCGTTGAGCATGGCGTTGGACCGCGAGCGGCTGGTGGAGATCGCCATGTACGGCTACACGCGGCCGGCGGACGCCACCGCGCTCAACGACGCGTACGCCACGTGGCGCGACGCGGACGCGGCCCAGGGTGCTTGGGTGAAGCACGACCTGGAGGCGGCGAAGCGGCTGCTGGACGAGGCGGGCTTGAAGGAAGGCCCGGACGGGCTGCGGCGCAAGGCGGATGGCCAGCCGCTCGCGCTGGACATCGAGGTGGTGGGCGGCTGGTCCGACTGGGTGCGCGCCGGACAGGTGGTGGCGCGGGACTTGCGGAAGCTGGGCGTGCAGGCGCAGCTGCGCACCTACGAGTTCGGTGCGTGGTACGCGCGGCTCCAGAAGGGCGAGTTCCAGCTGGCCATCTCCTGGTCCCTGGACGGCCCCACGCCGTACACCTTCTACAAGTGGCAGCTCTCCCCGCGCACCGTGCGCCCGGTGGGCGAGGTGGCCGCGTCCAACTGGCACCGCTTCGGCGATGAGGAGGCGGACGAGCTGCTGACGCGCTTCGAGCGCACGGACGCCGAGGACGCGCAGCGCGCGCTGATGGCGGCGGTGCAGCGGCGCTACTCCGAGCTGGCGCCGTCCATCCCCCTCTTCCCCAACCCGTCCTGGGGCGAGTCCAACTCGCGGCGCTTCACCGGCTTTCCCACCGAGCAGAACCCCTACGCGCGCCTGTCCCCTCATGCCGAGCCCGACAGCCTGCTGGTGCTGACGTCGCTCGCCCCCAGGGAGCCCTGA